Within Mytilus edulis chromosome 10, xbMytEdul2.2, whole genome shotgun sequence, the genomic segment GTCTATGTTCAATAAAGTTTTGCAAAAGCGATGCATATTATTTGAATGAATTCAGagtttttgtttgaatatttttggTTGTAGGAATTCATCAGGAAATACATATGTGACACGCCACCAGGTTTCAAAACAAGGTAATTATGTTTATTACATGATTCTTAAAAGAGGGGTGAAaaatatcagagggacagtcaacctcttagatagaaaataaactgacaaagccaaaATTGAAAAAGACGAAGTTAACAgccaaataatagtacacaagacacaacatgtTTCTTACAATAAAAAGGACAATATGAATATGAATACAAGTTGTTAAAcatttcaatagttatcaaaattaccaggattataatttagtacgccagacgcgcatcaACAGAtactttcaaattttcaaaaatacaattaaagaagatgaggtatgatggCCAATAAttcaactatccacaaaagaccatatGAAGTGGATGTCagcatgtacatttgtatatgtcaCTTTACTGTACAGTTAGCTATTAAAGCCTCAGCATGATAAAATGTGATACAATTTAAACGAGAGACTAACTGCCTGAGTTATCATGAAAcactaaaagaaaacaaatatgactgaCAGCAATTAATGACAACCACTGACTTTATAGAATTAGTAAATGTACCGTTTTTGTATAGTAATAAGCAGtactgaaataaaagaaagtataaCGTTACAAGTTTTCAGTCTTGTCGAACAGTACTGATATATACGAGGGTCGAAATGTACACCAAAAAAAAACGTGAGTAAATTCTTGGTAGTGTATTTGTTGTTTGTTCCTTATTTTGTACTCTTACTCAATTGTATTTATGTAACAGATGTTATTAACTTATTCAGATTTTGTTCTTATTTTCAGAAAAGATTATCAATGTCAATGATGAAATTCTGGTAAATCTCAAAGACAAACAGATTGATAAAACAGTTTTGAAATTAGTTTGTGCTTGCCTTAATATTAAGGATAATCAAAAAAGAACATTGATTCTACGAAATAAACATTGCAAAACAGTCGAATCGAAGGATTTTGATGATTAGTATGACAAAGTTGAGAAGAAAATGAAAGACGTTTTTTTCAACAACATTGCTGATTATGTTGAATTAAAAGGACATTGTAACTCAGAGGTTTTGGAACTCTCTGTTACACCTGCACCTAATTTATGTACACttgatatgtatttatattttcccTCCGTGTCAGCTGCTGATCCAGCAAAATATACCAAAGCAGTGGAAATTTTAAGGCAAGAAGGACCAACTGGTCCATTACCAACTATACAAAATCGGACTTATAAACTTAATCATGTAGTTGAAGGTTTACGaaatgaaaatattgacacaCAATTCAAGCAGATAACCAGAGATAAAGTTCCAAATACGATAGCAAACATGTGTTCCCATTACATTTCTGCATTTGGGAATCACAAAGGTGGTGTTGTTTATTATGGCATTGAAGACAAAAAAGGAATCGTGATTGGTATTGACTTATCAAACTGTACACATGACGAAATTGGTAAGTACTTTTATATACACTTATGTTTAAGCATTTCTCTCATTTATAGAAATGGATTACAACGTGTACGTTTACCGTTATGGATAACAACATATATGTAACAATTGTCATAATTACAATCCTGCCgttgaatgtgacctatcgaagtCCTTAGTTTGTACTTACATGATCAATACGACGGGTTCCACATCTAAAACAGCACCTGTTAAGGTTTCCGGAGCACAGGTGATTATCCCCAGATGTACGTAGGTGTGTTTCTTGTTCCTCAGTCTTTGATTTCCTATGTTTTATGTATAATAAAATCGAgaaatgaaatggggaatgtgtcaaagcgacaacaacccgaccatagagccgacaacagccgaaggccaccaatgggtcttatgTTTACTGTGTGTTTGCTGCTTGGTCTTTCTATTCGtattttgtcagtttgtttttgaatgtcccttttgtatctttggCCTCTCTTTAATCTTCGGAATGAaactgattttgttttgttatttgattaataataagtgttactttatatatatatatgtgggaTATTGTTTTCCGattttatttaattcatacaaaaataaatcaattcacTAGTTCCAAGTTAATGTCTTGTTGAGTAGAGGACCAGCAACTTTTTAATTTACACATCAAATCAAGAAAGTTAGAGTAGGACATTGATGTCATGTTAATTTATTACAGGTTGTTGTCTCATTTTGAACCAGATGTTTGCAttttttacattaacatgttgtcgtcctgaatattcatcattcatcattatttttataatttgcaagATGTAATAGTACCACAACCACACCAGTTTTTATTCACTcttacatataaatgaaatacgtttttatttgtgatttttataaatacaaatgtgttTTAGCGTATAAGCATGGGAAAGTTGAAACTGTGTTGACGTCTAGCAGCAAAGTAGATTCattttcaggacgagaacaagtaaaTGTAGCATAAAAGTTCACCCTATTTGTACTATACTAACACGTTTGGTCAGATTTATaccgtgctagttcacaaggtagaAGTCGACGGAAAGATGTGCCCTGACACATTATTTTTATGTCCAAGCCTTCAGTCTTAGCTGTTGCTCCTTAATGCCGTGTGTCTAGCGGAAATGTAGTAAATTACCAATTTCAGAGTCTCTGGTTTGATCTGGTCCAAGTCTGAACTTTCAACCTCCCGCCGAGAAGAGAATTATATTTAATACAGATGATGTATATTCAGAAAAGGAAATGTAAggttttgaacatttttgtattgcCATTTATATTTTGCCATTTTCAGAAACTGCACTTGAAATTAAAATTGGAGGATTGATTTGCGGGAATTCTATCACAAAACTTACGAGAAAAAGACATTGGGatattcaatattttgatattgaggtatgattaattttatttatccTTTGACCTCacgtattttttatattttctttctcATAATTAATTCATTTATGCACAACCTAAACGAAGGTTATTCAGGTTAAGAACTGAATATTGTTATAATTTAACTTAtcataaatatacatttattttagaaAGATATATTATGTAAGTGATCTTGGGTATACTATTGTTTCGCTTTGTAGATTCTTACATAATAGACTTATTTAAGCTTTAACTTTTAGAGGAAGATGGAGAAGGGAACACTATTATGGTGAGAAATTTATTTTCGAACATTATTTTGATCTAAGAACATGTTTTTGAAGTCAAACATATTGAAAACGTAAGACAAGATAAACAATCTCATCAAACATACCAGGAGTATGACTTATAGTTTTGTAATACGCAAGACTCGTGCGTCATCTTCATTAAAACAATAGGTGTtaagaagaaataaaaaagttgTGGAGCATATGCATTGAACACTAAAATTCATAAACGTTGTGCAAAATATGGCTAACGCAATATATACATTGGGGAAAAACCACAGAATTCCATTATTATTATAatcaatatataataaacatatttaagTTATGTCATTTAAACACAAAAGTGCTAGCTGCTAAGCTGGATGTTCCTCTCAGACACTGAACGTCAACCAGCACTGGCATCGACCaagtagtttaaaaaaatattctcagtTATAGGAATATTTATTCTTTCATTCTTATTAATTGcgagggaatatttttttttctaaaaaaaacaattcaaatacaaCGCCCATGagcattgaaaataataaaatcgaAACAATTGTTCCAAATACGGATAAGGCAAACATATGCCAGGGGTTAGATAAACTAAAGTGTAGTGGAATTTTTTATCAACATGAaaatttcttaaatataaagatttatttaaatccatagaaaaaagaaaaataacagttTTGCATGTCCTATAAATTATTATTACTATTGaaaaaaatttgtgtaaaaacgTTGTCTTAAGTGTAATCATTAATATATTCCATTtcaaagttgttttatttctttctaTGGTTGTATGCGATTGTATTTTGTATGcatttacctcttgtttcacatgtgaatgtgacggagtgttttaaataaagcatattgtataTTGTTAATTTTAAACGTGTAATATTTATGACTTATTTGTATTACTTATTTGGGGCCTGTATCTGCATTTCAGCTAAACAGGAAGGTAATAGCAGTCAAAGTTTGTAGAATACCTGGTGGGGTATTTACTGCAGTCCCTGAATCTTATTATGTTGTTGATGATTGAAATGTGAAGCAGTTTGGTGATTTCGAAGAATGGAGATCGCAAATGTTATCTtcatataaaagtataaaatcgGTTACTCagttcaaacttttttttcgcAGCGACTTTTTTCGCATAACGCCCTTTCTTTCATAATCTGCTTTTTCTTTTagtgatttttatgccccatctacgatagtagaggggtattatgttttctggtctgtttgtccgttcgtccgtctgtccgtttgatcgttcgttcgttcgttcgtccgtccgttcgtccgtctgtcccgctgcAGGTTtgagtttttggtcaaggtagtttttgatgaagttcaacACAcatgttgaagtccaatcaacttgacacttattACACAGGTtccttatgatattatctttctaatttaattgacAAGgtttttgaccctaatttcacggtccactgaacatagaaaaattatagtgcgagtggggcatccgtgtactatggacacattcttgttttaaatgtattAATACTCAATTAAGACTTTTTaatgacatttatttgaattGACATTTTAACCGGTAATATTTTGCGGTTATCTAATTTTTCGCGATATTTCGCTGTCGAAATTTCGCCTCTATTTTACCTCTCGATATCCGCGTTAAATGAAAAGTTTTGTACTTAAAAGAATAATATGACTTAATAAGTAGCCAAGGGATACTAAGTTATTTTTTCAGATTCTTAAACACACGCATTTACACAATTAGATATGCAGATGTTTTTTTGGAAAGACTTCGCATGTTCAGCAAAAAGATGATAACATGACAAAATCTCACAAAGCAGTATTATTTACAGATaagttttcaaattcattttggTCTCGACTGACATAAAAGTAGCAGAAATAAGAGGTTGTGCTCCATCTTGGCAACGTCTGCATTGTTTTCGTAGGTGCCTTCAACATTTGGGTCATACCAGGCATATAATTATGTACACTAGACGCTCGTTTTGTCTACAAACGACTCATAAGTTACGCGTCATCCAAATAAGTAACAAAATATAGCGAAATCAAGGCAAAGCAAAAAGAATCCCAATCAATCAAGATAACACTATGAATTACTTTAAAGGTTTTACAGATGATAGCTTATTTCACAATATATAATAATCGTCTCTTTTATTCAATCGTAATTAAGATACATCGTTACAAACAACTACAACAATTTTCTTCAATGATATTTATAAAAGTATCAAaggcatttaacatgtttaatgtttaagtTTATAATGATTTATTCATTAGAATACCTTCAAATATTATGGAGTCTAAAGTGCACCAATACATTATGACACAAgtgatataaaaagtaaaataacaaaacaaccgAACGCCTTggaaatttcaaaacagaaagtccgtaatcaaatggcaaaattagaagcacaaacacatcaaacgaatggataataaatGTCATTCTCCTATGTTGGTACAGGTGTTTTTCgttatgtagaaaacggtggattgctaagcctatcacttgtatgacagtcgcataaaattccattatattgacaacgatgataTTGACATGATTGTGGTGACTTAAACTATCACAGATCAGGTAATAAGAAACACAAACCGAATGTTTGATTCTGACAACTGAATCAAACACAAATCAGTCATTTCACTTATATTTACAACaacattaaattcaaatattttcatatagATACCCCTGCAACTAAAGGAGATGCACATCAGCTAGAGAAAACCTACACAATATATGTGATGAGATTAAAGATCTGAAACTTCAATTCATAGACAGCCAATTAGTAAGTTGATGACaaatcatagatataagaagtctGTTTATTGGTGCACAGCTTATTTCCAAGCTACATGTATGAGCGGAAATAAATCTAAATATAAAGTGTGTGTTAAAATCAACATTTGTAATCCCTgtacaaactttaaaaatgaagAACAGTACAAAACTAGTATCTTctgaatataaacaataaatataagcAAAGCAACATATATTTGTGTAACGAGTACACCCCTAAGATATGCTAACCTTTCCGTAGCACATGAGACCAACAACCGTCGTTGGTATGGTTCGTGATGTTTTACTTCCTCTTTCTATTGTAGCTTTTGGCGCTGTAAATTTCTTTTAGAGTTATGTCAGTTGAATATTCAATTATGTATCTTTTGTCACAAATTAGGGTAATAATTGTCTGCATCTTCAatcccccagtttttggttggatttgtgttgcttagtatttagttttttatgttgtgtcttgtgaattattatttgtctgtttgtatttttattttttagccatggcgttgtaagtttattttcaatctatgagtttgactattcgtctggtatctttcgcccctcttttcgaATCACTATATGAATGACATGATCAAAGTACAATTCTGAATAAATGTCAAACCATTGGCATTAGCTTAGAATAAAAAAAGGAATGAATGATCCTTAATTTGTTGGTAGAGGTTATCACATATACTACAAAGGCTGTAATGTATATGGTACTTTAACAGAAATGGTCATTCTTATATAACATAGTTAAAACAATAGCCAAtagttatttaaaaattgcttttTCAAATATGTCTTCTGTTTAGAATAAGGTGAGATAATTTTCTTGATGCTGATTACAAACATCTCTAATGCATATGTAAATTGGAGTATGACATAAAGGTGttgattttcatgttttgtttagGTGACAATTCTACGGTAAATGACTCCATTGTTGTAGGCAGAACTGTAGTAGGTGAAAGTAAGTAGACTTAACAACAAGCAATATTTCATGtcagaaatgttttatttatcatgtaggTTCCTAAATCTTTTCTCCATCATATTAGTATGACGCGAGAAAAAAAATTTCGCTAAACaacatacatttgttttttgtttatgaactcaaaaggcaaataaaaatgttctaacAACATGATGATTTGTGCAGAATTTGAAtaaatcgatatatatatatactcttcAACTTATTATATTTTACTGTATTATGTCAACATGTCTGTAGATCCAAGAATGTTCAAACTATATACTCATGTCAGACTGAATGAATCGTTCAGTTTATTGAAACAGTTTCTCGTTGCAGCATTCGTACAAATGAACATTTTCTATGTtagaattttgttttgtttcagtgTCTAGCAATATTGAAGAATGGCATTTAGTGGAAAATTACATCTATACCGAAAGATAttatcagaaattaaaaaaatgtatggaaacgaAAAGTTGTGTAATTCTAATAGGTGAGTACAACTTGTTATATTGAAAACACAGAAATCCGTATTATTCTGAAAGTgaataatgaataaaacataCGTTTCCCCTTGTAGTGAGGGTAAAACGTATATTCTAAAGGTTAGAAAATGGCGGATTATCATTACAAATTCAAAGGAAAAGAATGACGtgaattgtaattttatttattatactaaCCCTCAATGGATCCGTAGGGATCAGTAGTTAACAGTATAACGAGTTATCGCCACAAGAACTTCTTCAAAATAGACGATGAAATACGAAAACATttatagatgacgtcaccattaataGTTGACTTGACGTGATGAAATCCTTTGAAGTCTTCGAACCCTGCAAATTTATAGGGGTCATTATTTGACAGCGTGAAGCCAATAACAACGTCACTTATTTGCCCGAGGTGCGGTCAACATCATCATATATACAACATCAGCATACAAATGAATGATAGTGTAGTTAAATATCATTTTGTGCAACGTAATAGTACTGATGAATTGTATTTTCACACTCTCATGTTATACCACTTCGATTTCACTTCTTAATCGAATTATGAGATATGAACATCAGTTAGActtataatgtatttatttttttttttaaattatcattttagGTTTGACAGGAACAGGTAAATCTGAGCTTGCTTTACAGTACTGCTACAATGTAAGGAAATACAATCCTAACATCATCGTTTATAAGTTACGATGTACAGATACAAATATGTTTCAAAAATCATTGCGTGAGCTTTGCAAGTGCCTCCCCAACATAAATATAATTGAAGAAGAAGACACGCAAAAAGAAACACTTAACAAACTAGAAAATGCCATAGTAAGGGGGATGAGGGATAGAGACGGATATCAGTTCTTGCTTCTAGATGATGTGAAGCTAAATTCTAAACATGCTGTGAATGGTTTTTTGAAGAAATGTAAGCGCGTTGAAAACATTAAACTAATTGTGACAACCTCAGTGTCATTAGAATTAGATCCAATCACAGATGAAGTAGTAGAAGTCAGTGGTTTTTCAGAAAATGAAGCAGTAGATTTTCTGGCATATGGCAAAAGTGGAGATAGGGAGAATTACTTACAGCTTGCCAGGAAATTTAGCTGTAATCCTAAAGGATTGCATATTGCAAGGTCATACATGTCTCAAGCAGTTCTCTCAGCAGGAGCTCTTACACGAAAGCTTAATGTTCCTCTTGATATGTTGAGACTTGAAAAAACTTTAGCAGTGAGTGAAACCTTCATGGACGAAACTCTTTTTAGTTCTCTAGTTAGCATAATAAGGGATATGCACAAGAAATACAAACAAGAAGGAAAAGAGCATATATTTGAAATGTTACTCTTACTGCAATTTCTTGAAGTCGAAAATATACCTGTAGTTCTGTTCACAAAAACATCATACGAAGCATCGAATTTCTGCATTGAcgaatttatttatgaaattaagAATTCTTCATTTGGAACAATAGATGAACATGATGATAATAGAAAAATTAACACTCATGATTTAGTGAAATCAGCCTTAGAGATCTATATGACCGAAATGGAGGCTGAAGTTCTATTAACGAATGAAAAGCTTTTGAGAAAGCTGCTAAGAGCTTTCTTTTTGTTGATGGACAAAGATAATAAGCATAAGTCAGATCTTCAGCGTCACACTTTACTTGTACCTCATGCACGTGCCGTTTTGGAAAAACTTAAAGCAGAAATGAAGGACAAACTAGAAGTTGAACAATTTAAGAACCCAGAGTATTTCTTACAAGTTATATAATAGGATACACATACAGCTTTAATGAGATGTTCAGCGAGGCCAGTGAATATTTCGAAGATGCGAAAAAGGACTTGTTTGAACtattaaatgtagaaaaaacattTCAAGTGAAATTTGACATGTTACTCAAAGCTGATTGCGATCTCCTTCAACAAGAAAGTTTAGtttgtgaaaaaattaaagaTCTCTATTCAGCCattgttaattttattgacaacacAAAGCATATGTATTCGGTTAAAAGTGTCAGTGAGGTTTATGTGATCAATAAATATCGGAATGCAGAGGATGTAAAGATACTGTCAAGATTACTAGGAAAACAGGAACTAGCAGAAACCACTAATTTGATCAAAGATGAGTATGTTCAGTTGTCACACAGGGGATATACAGTACGATTAGAATGGCTCAGTAAAGAATTTTTGTTTGAACTGGTTATTTCTGTTTTGCATACCTATGGAAGAAGACTGTTTTACCTTTCAGATTAAAAGGATATACAATCGACACATATTTGGCTGTTGCCCATGAATTGCCCATGAATTGTCAAAATTATTTCTGGAATTGAGAATAGCGACAAAGATAGGCTCTCTTCCGTCCTCACTGAGAGGAGTGTAATTCAGTCTGTACTAAACTTTTTATGTAGGAAAATTGAAGTACATGCCTCTACTTTGAATGATTACatttcaatttgtaaaagtagGCTTACGAAAATAGTAAACTACTTTGCATTTGGTGTTTTAAAGGTTTTGCATGATGAAAGCGATCATTTCACTGCAATATGGGTCAAGCTGATAATTGGATGTTAcagaaatttgataaaaatagagAAAACAGACAAAGTATGTAAGGAAGCATTAGAATGGGGTGAAGATCTTTCTGAAAAGATGAAAAGTATGAAGGACAATACTAGCTATCCCAAATTGGTATGCTCACTGGGAGATCTTTATTTTGCTACAGGG encodes:
- the LOC139491828 gene encoding uncharacterized protein isoform X1: MSSNIEEWHLVENYIYTERYYQKLKKCMETKSCVILIGLTGTGKSELALQYCYNVRKYNPNIIVYKLRCTDTNMFQKSLRELCKCLPNINIIEEEDTQKETLNKLENAIVRGMRDRDGYQFLLLDDVKLNSKHAVNGFLKKCKRVENIKLIVTTSVSLELDPITDEVVEVSGFSENEAVDFLAYGKSGDRENYLQLARKFSCNPKGLHIARSYMSQAVLSAGALTRKLNVPLDMLRLEKTLAVSETFMDETLFSSLVSIIRDMHKKYKQEGKEHIFEMLLLLQFLEVENIPVVLFTKTSYEASNFCIDEFIYEIKNSSFGTIDEHDDNRKINTHDLVKSALEIYMTEMEAEVLLTNEKLLRKLLRAFFLLMDKDNKHKSDLQRHTLLVPHARAVLEKLKAEMKDKLEVEQFKNPEYFLQVI